The DNA segment ACCCACCGCGACTTCGCGACCGGTGAGCGGATGCACCACGCGCTCGCGAATCCACGGACCTGAAAGATGCGGACGCCCCAGCCCGTGTGTGTAAAACTGCGAGGAAAGCTCGGTCATGCCGTATTCGTTGAGAATGGAATCTAACTCGACTCCAAAAAACTCCGACAGTTGCCCGTAAAAATCCTCCTTCGACAAGCTGCGTCCACTTCCTTTGTAGCCGCCCGTTTCCAGAATGTGACTGACCGCTGGCAATGTTAGTGCCATGTTAGCTTTCTCCATGAGATTAAAGAAGGCGAGCGCGGTTCCTAACAAGAGAACGGGCTCGCTGCCGATGTCGTTGCGCAGCCGTTTTTCCTCCAGGATTCCGCAGCGCATATAAAAGCAACTCGACTCATTTTGAGCCAGACGCCCCATCATATGACTGAGGGACGAATGGGGCGCTTCCTCTGGCGATGGTGTTAGCACGAGCTTCGTGAGGTGATCCACTTTCAATGCGCTCCAACCCGCCTCGATGGCAGCGTCATAAAGTGTTAGATCGCGAAAATAATGGCTGCCAAAACCTTCGCCCGTCGTTCCGCTAGTGCGGAACTCGCGCACGGCCATTTCCATTGGAAAAGTGGTGAGTCGCGAGGACTTGAAAGCCTGCTGCGGCACAGCGGGAATTTGCGTCCAGTCAGCCAGTGCTTCATCCACTCCACGCAGACGGCAGAATCGCTGATACGGCGCATTTTTTCGAAACTGAAACGCATGAATCGCCAGCGCCAGTTCCTCAAAAGTCCCCTCGCCTTTCTGGATAAAACTGAGGACGGCTTCCTGTAGTTTTTCGTATTCGTCCGCGATCATTTTTCTCCGAATAGCGCCAGATACTTCATGCCCTCCGCTGTGAGTCGCAGGGTTTTCCCAGAGCCTTGCAGATAGCCTTTGGTATAGAGCCCGACCGGTGCGCCAGCGGGCCGCGCCCAAGATACGAATGGAACTCCTATCTGCTGCTCCACGCTGGTGATTTTCACGGGCAGACCCGAGCGCAGAAACGAGATCTCCGCCGCCTGTCCCGAACGAAAGCCTTGTGCCATCCACGGATAGCGTCGCGCCAGTTCCACGGGTCCGGGCGCTGGCACTTTCACACGATAAAAAACGTCTTCTTTGGCCAGAAACGCCGGGATGGTGAGCGTCTTGTCCTGATGCGATTTGGTTAGGAAATTTCCGACGTCGATGCCGGTGAGATTCATTCCATTGTAAACTCCATGCGGGTTGGGCTCGCCTCTAAAATTGGCCGAATGCCAGGCGTCGAAGTTGTTGGTTAGAAAGAGATTGATCTCGAAATGAACGTGGGCGCGAACGATGTCGATCCCATCGCCGGTGAAACCTAACAATCCAATCGTTTGCCCTTGGCGCACGTGGTCGCCAGCTTTTACATCGGCGCGGTTGAGATGGGCGTAGAGCGAGAAATACGGACAGCCGTCCCAGTCGTGTTTGATAACAATATAGCGGCCATAGTTAGAAGCGCCGGGGCGCTCGTTAACATACATCACCACGCCATCGGCAACGGTTCTAACCAAGTCCAGAGGGACGCCTTTTCCGTCGCGGTGCAGCGGCTTGATGTCCACGCCTTCGTGCATCCGTTTGAAGAGGAGCCCGTCGCTTGTCCGCACGGGATCGCGCACAAAACCGTATTGGCCGCCCTGCCACGGATAGGAGATCGCGCCCTCGAAGTTGCGCTGCACATATTGATAGAAGTCCGCTCCGCCGCCGCGATAGATGGCGTCGTTTTCCGTGGGCAAAACCAAGTCGATGGCTCGCACGGCGGTGATGGTTAGGAAAAAGAAAAGGAGGAGTTTCATTTCAATCTCCGACCAGTTCGAGAAACACTTTTTCCAGCGCGCCTTTTTCGGTGCCAAGTCCCTTCAATTCGTCAACGGTGCCCAGCGCGATGACCTGGCCGTGATTGATGATCGCGACGCGGTCCGCGACTTCCTCGGCGACACTGAGTTGATGCGTCGAAAGAAAAATCGTCGTGCCAGCAGCGGAGCGTTTTTTGAGTTCCTGCTTCACGATGGCGGCGTGGCGCGGATCGAGCCCGACCATCGGTTCGTCGATGATGATCACCTTCGGATCGTGCAGCAGCGCGGAGGAAATTACGACGCGCTGGCGGGTGCCGTGGCTGAGATTTTCGATGAGCTGATCGCGGTGCTCATTGAGATGAAACTGCTCGAAAAGGGCCTCGGTTTTTTCGCGAATCGACGCGCGATCCATCAGGAAAAGCTCGCCAACGAAACGCATGAATTCGACCGGAGTCAGCTTGTCGTAGAGAAATGGAAAATCGGGCACGTAAGCGATGACTTTTTTCGCCTCGGCGGGATCGATTTGCATATCGAAGCCGCCGACGATGGCACGGCCCGCAGTCGGTTTGAGCAGACCGGCGAGCATCTTGATCGTGGTGGTTTTGCCCGCGGCGTTGGGGCCGAGAAAGGCGAAAAATTCCCCCTGCGGAATGTCCAGATCGATCCCGCGCACCGCCTCCAGCCGGCCATAATTGCGGGTGAGCCCCTCGATCCGTATCATGCTGCAAGACTTCACACCAAGTCGCTTTCAAGCAAAGTCATTTTGCCAAAAAACATGCTTGCGCCGCTTTTGTTTTGGTTCATAGTCCTGCTCTGCTTCAAAAAAAGCGGGCGTAGCTCAGTGGTAGAGCACTTCCTTGCCAAGGAAGACGTCGAGAGTTCGAATCTCTTCGCCCGCTCCATTTCTCCTTGAGAATGGCGACACAAAAAAACGGCTCCGAAGAGCCGTTTTTACATGCGACTTTGAGTCGTATCTGACGGAGGAAATTTATTCCATTCCGTGAGCGAGGACGGCGCGCAGGAAGCCTTTGAAAAGCGGATGCGGCGAGGTCGGTTTGCTGCGGAACTCGGGGTGATACTGGCAGGCGATAAAGAAATCCTCGCTCGGGAGTTCCATCATTTCCACGAGATCGCCGTCGGGCGATGTGCCGGAAATGACGTAGCCCTTGGCCAGCAGTTGTTCGCGGTAATGCATGTTAAACTCGTAGCGATGCCGATGGCGCTCGAAGATTTTGTTCGTCCCATAAACCTTCTCGGCGAGCGTGCCGGGTGCGATTTCCGTGGGCCAGGTGCCGAGTCGCATGGAGCCGCCTTTGTCAGTGACGTCCTTCTGTTCTTCCAGCAAGCAAATGACCGGATTTTTGCAATCTTTGTCGAACTCGGTGCTGTTGGCGTCCTCAAGTCCGACGACGTTGCGCGCAAACTCGATCGTGGCGACCTGCATTCCGAGACAGAGGCCGAGATACGGCAAATGATTCTCGCGGGCAAAGCGAGTGGCCTGGATTTTGCCCTCGACACCGCGGTCGCCAAAGCCACCGGGAATGATGACGCCGGCGACGCCGCTGAGGATTTCGTCGGCGCCATCGGACTCGATGTCCTCGGCATCGACTTTGAGCAGATCGACACCACAATCCTGGCTGGCGGCGGCAATGGTGAGCGACTCGTAAATGGATTTATAGGCGTCCTGCAAGTCGATGTATTTGCCGACGATGGCGACTTTGACTCGCTTGCGAGGATAGATCACGCGCTGGACAAATTTCTTCCAGTCGGCCATTTCCGCAGGCGGCGTTTGCAGGTCGAGCAACTGGCAAACCGTCTCGTCCAGTTTCTCCTGCTGAAGCATGAGCGGGAGTTCGTAAATCGAGTGATCCACGTCGCGCACTTCGATGACGGCCTTGCGCGGAACGTTGCAGAAAAGGGCCAGTTTCTCGCGAACGTCGTCGCCGAGAGGGAGTTCTGTGCGGCAGAGGAGGACTTGCGGTTGAATGCCGATTTCGCGCAATTTGGCGATGCTTTGCTGGCTCGGTTTGGTCTTCAATTCGCCCGCCGCCTTAATGTAAGGCACGAGGGTGACGTGCATGAAAACGACGTTTTGCGGGCCGACTTCGAGTGCAAACTGCCGGATCGCCTCGAGAAAGGGCAGCCCCTCGATGTCGCCCGTCGTGCCGCCGATTTCCGTGATGATTACGTCGCACGGCTGGACCGCGGCGAGCCGGTAGATGCGGGCCTTGATTTCGTCGGTGATGTGCGGGATGACCTGGACGGTTTTGCCGAGGTAATCGCCCCGGCGTTCCTTGCCTAGGACGGTCTCGTAAACCTGGCCGCTGGTGACGTTGTTGGCGCGAGTGAGAACAGTATTGGTGAAACGCTCGTAGTGCCCCAAGTCGAGGTCGGTCTCGGCGCCGTCATCCAGCACATAGACCTCGCCATGCTGGAAAGGATTCATCGTTCCGGGATCGACGTTGAGGTAGGGATCGAATTTTTGGAGAGACACTTTGAGCCCGCGATGCTCCAGCAATGTGCCAAGCGATGCCGCCGCCAAACCCTTCCCCAAAGAACTGACCACACCGCCGGTAACGAAGATATATTTCATAAAAGCAGCACCTTAAATGCGCTATCGCACCGGCAAGTTCAAGCCATTCCCCGGATTTATCTGCTCCAACCCAAGGCGCGCTCGACGATGGCCACGTCTTCGGGCGAATCGACGCCCTGTGCTTCGTGTTCCGTGATCAAAACCCGGATGCGCGCACCGTTTTCGAGGGCACGAAGCTGCTCAAGCTGCTCGGTTTTTTCGAGGGTGGATTGCGGCCAACGGACGAATTGCAGGAGAAAATCGCGCCGATAACCGTAGATGCCTTGATGCCGGTAAACGACCGGACTTGCACCCAGATCGCGCTGATACGGGATGCGGCTGCGCGAGAAATAGAGCGCGTCGCCATTCTGCGCGAGGACGACTTTGACGACATTCGGGTTATCCAACGCCGCCGGGTCGGCGCTAACCGTCGCAGCGGTGACCATTTCCAGAGTCGAGTTGCATCGTAATGTGGCGGCCAGTCGGTCGATCAAATCCGGGTCAATCAGCGGTTCGTCGCCTTGGATGTTGAGAACGGCCTCCGCTTCGAGACCTTGCGCCACTTCCGCCAGACGGTCGCTGCCGCTGGGATGATCGGGGCGCGTCATGGCCACCTCAGCTCCGAAATCAGCAGCCGCGTCAGCAATTCGCTCGTCGTCGGTGGCAATAATCAACCGGTCGAGTTCTTTTGCCTTGGCGCATTGCTCCCAGACTCGCTGCACGAGCGGTTTTCCCGCGATCAAGGCGAGCGGTTTGCCGGGGAAACGAGTCGAGTTCCATCGCGCTGGGATGATTCCGACAATGTTCATTTCACCACGATCCAATCGACGGCCGCTGCGACGTCGCGCACTCGGTAATCGGGCTGGCATTCCTGGTCTGCACCGTAACCCGTCGCGACGAGGATCGTCTTCAAGCCCGCCGCCTTGCCACACTCGATGTCGCTCGCCTTGTCGCCGATCATCCACGAGCGAGTTAGATCGATATGGAAGTCGCGCACGGCCTCCTCGATCATCCCGATGCAGGGCTTGCGGCGCGGCGTGGGCCGGTCTGGATGATCCGGGCAAAAATACGTCCAATCGACCAGTTCTGGGCCGACCTGAAGAAGAAATTCGTTGTGAACTTTCTGGTAGTCCTCCTCAAGAATCAAGCCACGGCCGATGCCGGATTGATTCGTGATGATGATGGTCAGATAACCATCTTTGCGCAGCCGGTGCAGGCTGTTGGAAGCATTGGAAAACACCCGGACGTGCTTTGCCTTGGTGCAATAACCGACCTCCTCCATGAGAGTGCCGTCGCGATCCAGAAAGATGGCGGGCTTCGCTGTATCGAAGTCGGGGCGTTTGGGGGGATCAGCGCGAAGATTGTACTTAAAGAGTGGCGGGGGGATGCGTTTTTTACGCAGTGAGGGGATGTCAGGGTTCATGGGATTCAAGGAGAATGACGCTCGAAGCTGGCGAGCAATTCAGCGGGCGTGAGTGTGGCGGTGCCGAGTTTGCCGACGACGACGCTGCTGGCGTGATTGGAAATTTCCGCCGCCTCACGGGCGGTCGCACCGGAGGCCAGCGCGAGGGTAAAGAGCGCAATCGCCGTGTCCCCTGCCCCCGAGACATCATACACTTCCTGCGCGCGGGTCGGGATGTGATACGGCTCCGCGTCGCGCTCGAAGAGAACCATGCCATTCTCACCCAGCGTGATGAGCAGATGCTGCGTGTGCCATTTTTCGAGCAACTTTCGGCTCACTTCGGAAAGGCGCGACGACGCAGTGAAATCGAAGTCGGGATCGTTTTCCTCGATGCCGGCGCAGCGAAACGCCTCGGAGCGGTTCGGCTTGATCGCCGTCAGCGAGTTCCAGTGCAATGGGTTTTTCGGATTCGGATCGGCGGTGACGATTTTCCCCGCGTCCACGATCAATGCCGTCGCGCGGGTGACAAATTCCTGCCCCAGCAATCCCTTCGCGTAATCCTCGAAAATCACCGCATCCACCTCGGGTAAAATCTTCTCCAGGCAACTTAACGCGTGCTCCATTTGTCCGGAAGCGGGTGCCGTCAGTTGCTCGCGATCCACCCGCACCAATTGCTGCTGACGGGCCACGATCCGGGTTTTGACAATGGTTTTGTAGTCCGCGTCCTCAAACAAACAACGCAGGTCGAGCCCCAACTCGAGCATAAGCTGGCGAAGCTGCGCGCCATGCCGGTCCGTGCCGATGATGCCCATTACGTGGGCCTCGTCGCAAAATTCCTTGAGATTGCGGGCCACATTCGCCGCGCCGCCGGGATAGGCCGATTCGCCGCTCACCTCCACCACGGGAACGGGTGCCTCGGGCGAAATGCGGCTCACTTTCCCCCAGATAAACTCGTCGAGCATCACATCGCCAATGACGAGAAGTCGCTTTTTGCGAAAAGCCTGCAACAGCTCCCCGATCCGTTTCATTTCCATACGAAACAGTGTGCAAAGAGCCGGGTCAGCAAGTCAACACACAACCTGTGGCTCCGTTGCAAACTCCTTTGCCCCAGCGACTTTCCGACTTTCAGCGCAGATAACGCCTCGTTGCCTGCCGGGTGTATTTGTCCGACGTGTGGAGCCGATACGCCTCCTTCAACGCCTTCGCGGCCGAGCGGTCCGATTTCTTTTCTAAACTAATGCGGGCCACATCTGTGGAAAGTGGAGTCGTATTCAAATGTGTGGAGCTTGTCCTAACCATATATCGCAGCGTGAAGTCCCCTTGCTTTAGCAATTTCTCAGCCAGATAACCCCCGGAATTGGCCAAGGTCGCGAAAATGTTACATTCGAGGCCGGTGACGACGCCCTGACGCCAGTTTGCACTGGAAATACTCCGCGATTGGTGCAATCTCCACGTCCCCGTGAGTCTCATAGTCCAAAAATTCGGCGGCACATCCGTCGGCACCACTGAACGCATCCGCAACGTCGCCCAGCGCGTCCTCGCCACCCAACGCGAGGGCCATCAAGTCGTCGTCGTCGTCTCCGCGATGTCTGGCGTCACCGACAATCTCATCAAACTCGCCCGCGACGTTTCCACTTCGCCCACTGAGCGCGAGATGGATGTCCTCCTCGCGACCGGCGAGCAGACCACCATCGCGCTCACCGCCATGGCGATCAACGCTCTCGGCGGTAAGGCCATTTCCCTGACCGGTGCGCAGGCTGGCATCACGACCGATGGCGTGCATACCAAGGCCAAGATTTCCAACATCACCCCGCGTCAGTTGCATCAATATCTTGATTCGGGCCACATCTGCATCGTCGCCGGCTTTCAGGGCGAAACGGCGGAACGACTCATCACCACGCTGGGCCGTGGCGGCTCCGATCTCACCGCCATCGCACTCGCGGCGGCGACCAAGGCCGACCTTTGCCAGATTTTTACCGATGTGGATGGCGTTTATACCGCCGATCCGCGCATTGTCCCGACCGCGAAAAAGATCCCCGAGATCAGCTACGACGAAATGCTCGAAATGGCCTCCACGGGCAGCAAGGTCATGCAATCGCGCAGTGTCGAATTCGCGAAAAAATTCGGCGTCCTCTTCGAAGTTCGCAGCAGCTTCAACAACAACCCCGGCACCCTCGTGAAAGAAGAAACTATGAGCATGGAAAATGTCGTCATCCGCGGCGTCAGCGTCGATCGCAATCAAGCCAAAATCACCATCACCGGCGTGCCCGATCATCCCGGAGTCGCCGCGCGGCTCTTCACCGCGATTGCCGACGCCACGATCAACGTCGATATGATCGTCCAAAACGTCTCCAGCTCCGGCGCGACCGATATTTCATTCACCGTCCACAAAGACGAACTGCCGAAGATCGAAACCACCCTGCGCCCGCTCGTCGCAGAGGTCGGCGCCAAGGGATTCACCGCCGTCGATGGCATCGCCAAGCTTAGCGTCGTCGGAATCGGGATGCGGAATCATTCCGGCGTTGCGGCGAAATTGTTCGAGACCCTCAGCAAAGGCGGCATCAACATCCAGATGATCTCCACCAGCGAAATCAAAATCTCCGTCATCCTCGACGAAGCGAAAATCGTCGAAGCCGCCAACCTCGCCCACGAAGGCTTTGGCCTGGGCCAGTCAGCCGCCGCCTGAGTTTCAGGCGACTTCCATTTCTGAACTCGAATAATGGGTTGAAGAAGCCTCCGCTGCGCGAAAAGAAGTCTTGGCAGAGCGATAAATAAGGAAGTCAGAGCGTTAAAACTAGTAGTTAGATTGGTAAAACCTGGACTCAGACAGCCAAAACTTAGCGTCAGACCGCTAAATATTGGAGTCAGACCACTAAAACTTAACGTCAGATCGCTAAAACTTGGCGTCAGGCGGCTAAAACTTATAGGCAGAGCGCTAAATCTTAACGTCAGATTACTAAATACTGGCGTCAGCTTCATAAAATTGGCCAGTAGATGCCTATACATCGTCAGCAAATGGCCAACGACAGGCGGCATTTTTCTAAATCTGAGCGTCAGGCGATCCAGCTACCATGACCGCCTGCCATTCCAGCCCAGACCCGTAGGGTCGGCCTATCTATAGCCAGTCGAGTTCCAATGCATTCAGGTCCGTAGGACCGGCATGGGCCATTGACGACGCTTACCGATGCCGCACCTACGGCGCTCCGGCTTTTCTCCCGTCGCATTTTCTATAGATAGGCGACTCCTACGGAGCCCATGGCTATCCGCAGCGCTCGCTCCCGGCGGCGATTGGTCTTTATTGGTCAATCTTTCAAAAAATCCTGTTCAACGCAGCTGCCATGCTGCATTCTCCGCACATGACTGATCCTGCTTCTCCTTCCGACCCCGCTCCCGAACCCAAAAAACGCAAGGCCCGCGGCGTGCTGAGTACCCGGTTGCTGAAACAATTGACCTCCGATGAGGAAATCTTTCGCGCCACCATCGACGAAATGAGTGGCGACGCTTCGTTGACCACCAAACTCGCCCAGCATTGCATCGACCGCGATAATACCGTGCCGATTACCCCGGCGAGCCTCGCCGTGGTCCTCAAGCAAGTCGCCGACGCCCGTCAGGACGGGGCCAACACCACCTCCAAACGCGCCGCCCTCAACAGCATCACCGGTGGCGAAAACACAGATGCCAAGACGGCCATCGCCGCCATTCGCAACGTGCAAAGCCGGGCCAAGGGAAAGTATGAAGAGGCCAATCCGGCGCGTCTTACCGCCTATTACGTGGGCAAACCGCTCAAGACCCGGCCGCAAATCACCCAGGCCGGCGCGGCGGTCTTCACCCTGCTGCGCACGAAGGACGATGACGGCCAACCGGTCGAGCCGCAGGACACTTTGCCGGGCTTCGACCAGTCAAAAATCGACCAGTTGGAGGCCGACTTGGGGAGTTATGGTGGAGTGCAGACGCGTCAAAGCGGAGCGCGCAAAGCCGCTAGCGATGGACGGCTGACGTTCGAGGAAAGTTGCGCCCAGGTGGGCCGTCGCCGCCGCAAACTGCAACTAGCCATCGATGCCGAGCGCCCTCACACCGACCCGAACAACGCCCCCCTCCGCACCCGCCTCGGTCTGCCCACTGACGGGACCGTTGCGTAAGGAGAGAATGGAAGTCGCATCCGTCGGAAGGTGGTAAGCTCTTCGTTGCAGATGAAATTTTCCGTCTATAACCTGTTAGGCCACTCGACATCCTCAAAATTTTAATGAAACCTAAAAAAGGTGAGCTTGAAGCAGCCGTAGAATTTAGCTTACACGTTTGCCAACGTGGAGAAGCTGACTGGCCTTCAATATGCCAAGAGCTATGTGTGTTTGACCAACAGTTTGCTTCGTTCGTAAGTAGCAAAAAAGCAGCATACGAATTTACTCTTTCAATAGTCTCAGTCCAATTACATGCCGTTACGAATCTGTTTGAGTCGGCACAAAGCGGAAGGATTCGCTCACATGTTTTGGAGTGTTTTACCAATGAGGAAGTTGGGAATTATCCTGTAGAAGCAATCGCTGCTTACGATGCAGCTTGGGATGAAGCCTTTGCTCAGAGAGAAGCACCTTTTGGAGCAGTTGCTGCCGTTCTTTCTCATAAATTGGGATTGAAACCTAACCTTATTTTCGCACGTGTAACTTTATTTAATCCGATTATTCTATCAACACTTGGCATGGTCATTTTTAGATTTGAGGCTGGTTGGTGGAAGAAACACATTGAAGCGTATGACACCGTGGCCTAACCCCTATGAAAAGTGTCAAGTTAAGGTTTCCTCGTTCCCAAGTTGCACTTGGGAACTCACTTGTCGGTGCAGTTGCACTGCCTTTGAGGGGATAAAGCGGTAGCCGGTGTTGTCGCGGACTGTGTTTGTCTTTCCCGTAGGAGCCAAGCTACCGGGACACTGGCATTACCAAGTGCAACTTGGTAACGAGGAGAAGAGCATTGCCGATGCAGCGAACCGGCTCCGCGCATGACGGCATCTGCGGCACACGTTGCGAAAAGACTTCCTCTCATTTCCTCGCTGTCTAATCTACAGGAGTTCATTTGAGTTCCATCGCACTGGTCTCACCAACTTCAGCCATCCCCTTCTTATGCCTCTCCAATCTGACGACACTTTGCTCTTTATCGGTGACAGCATCACAGATTGTGGCCGTGACAGGCAATCGGACGGCCCGGACAGTCTGGGCGGCGGCTATGTGAATGAGATTGCCAGGCAACTGGCCATGCGCCAGCCGCCCCACGAAGGGTGGATTCGCAATCGGGGGAATTCCGGCAACAGAATTTACGACATCGAACAGCGGCTCGACGCGGATTGCCTCTCGCTCCAGCCGTCGGTGGTATTTATTTTGGCTGGCATCAACGATGTGTGGCGGAAGTTCGACAGCGGGGTGGTTTCCGAGATCGCGGAGTTTCAGGCGAGCTTTCAGCGCATTCTGGAGCGGGTCCGTTCTGAAATCGGCGCGCGAATCGTGATTCTGGAGCCGTTTCTATTGCCCGTCCCCGAGGACCGGCGCGCGTGGAGAGTGGACTTGGACCCGAAGATTCATGGCATCCGCGAACTGGCTGCGAAATATGCCAGCGTCTATGTGCCTCTCGATGGATTGTTTGCCGCCGAATGTTGCCACAGCCCTGCCGCTCATTGGCTGCCCGATGGCGTTCACCCCTCGGAAGCGGGTCATCAATTGATCGCGCAGGCAGTGCTTTCGAGGCTTTGAGCCGCGGCTTCGGGTCGGAGAACTCTCGAGTTTGATCCGACTCAGTCGGCCTTTTCCTCGGCTTCCTCGCCGAGTGCGACGATGTCGCCGTCCTTAAAGAGGATGCCCTGCAAGACTTCGCGCCAGAGAGGTTTCTTGCGCAGGAGAAATTCCAGATCCATCCCGAAGTGTTTGAACTCCTCCTTCTGCGCGTTGGCCATGATGGCCTTGGCGGTCTTGTCTTTCTCCAGCGACATCCGCTGTTCATACCAGCCGATGGCCTCCGCCTCTTCGGTGAGCGAGACTAACATGCGGGCAAAAGTGCGGGTTTCCTCGGACAATTCCGACGGCGGCTCGTGATATTGGTCAAATCCCATGGAAGTCTTATGGACTGGACGAACGGGATGTCAATTTTTTGGCGGCGTTCGCTTGCGGGAACACGGAGTTTTTTCGTCTGGTTTCCAGAGAGGTTTCTGATGAAATATGGCCCATGTCGGAATTGGAGACGGCTCGGTTAATCGAATGGGTGCCGGGGAAAAGCTTCGGGTATCTGCTTCTCGAATCGAGGCGGGTGTTTCTGCATAGAAACGACCTGGCGCGGGGTTATCTGCGACCAAAGCCGGGCGATCTGGTTCGGTTTACGCTGGGCGTGGATGAGCTGGGAAGAGTCTGCGCGAAGAATGCGTTTCCCCTCGGCAATCGCGTCGCGGAGGTGCCGGAACCACGTTCGAGCCGGGCGCATCGACTGCATCCCGATACGGTGGGATTTCTCCTCATCCTGCTGTTTGCGCCGGTTTGGGCGGTGTATCGACTCGATTTCCACCGCGACCTCGCGGCCATTCTGGCAGTGGCGCTTTCGGGGATCACTTT comes from the Chthoniobacterales bacterium genome and includes:
- a CDS encoding acyl-protein synthetase, translating into MIADEYEKLQEAVLSFIQKGEGTFEELALAIHAFQFRKNAPYQRFCRLRGVDEALADWTQIPAVPQQAFKSSRLTTFPMEMAVREFRTSGTTGEGFGSHYFRDLTLYDAAIEAGWSALKVDHLTKLVLTPSPEEAPHSSLSHMMGRLAQNESSCFYMRCGILEEKRLRNDIGSEPVLLLGTALAFFNLMEKANMALTLPAVSHILETGGYKGSGRSLSKEDFYGQLSEFFGVELDSILNEYGMTELSSQFYTHGLGRPHLSGPWIRERVVHPLTGREVAVGETGILQLFDLANIGSVLAIQTEDLAVRQESGFILLGRDPAALARGCSRSADDQLNR
- a CDS encoding M23 family metallopeptidase is translated as MKLLLFFFLTITAVRAIDLVLPTENDAIYRGGGADFYQYVQRNFEGAISYPWQGGQYGFVRDPVRTSDGLLFKRMHEGVDIKPLHRDGKGVPLDLVRTVADGVVMYVNERPGASNYGRYIVIKHDWDGCPYFSLYAHLNRADVKAGDHVRQGQTIGLLGFTGDGIDIVRAHVHFEINLFLTNNFDAWHSANFRGEPNPHGVYNGMNLTGIDVGNFLTKSHQDKTLTIPAFLAKEDVFYRVKVPAPGPVELARRYPWMAQGFRSGQAAEISFLRSGLPVKITSVEQQIGVPFVSWARPAGAPVGLYTKGYLQGSGKTLRLTAEGMKYLALFGEK
- a CDS encoding ABC transporter ATP-binding protein, with product MIRIEGLTRNYGRLEAVRGIDLDIPQGEFFAFLGPNAAGKTTTIKMLAGLLKPTAGRAIVGGFDMQIDPAEAKKVIAYVPDFPFLYDKLTPVEFMRFVGELFLMDRASIREKTEALFEQFHLNEHRDQLIENLSHGTRQRVVISSALLHDPKVIIIDEPMVGLDPRHAAIVKQELKKRSAAGTTIFLSTHQLSVAEEVADRVAIINHGQVIALGTVDELKGLGTEKGALEKVFLELVGD
- a CDS encoding CTP synthase, producing MKYIFVTGGVVSSLGKGLAAASLGTLLEHRGLKVSLQKFDPYLNVDPGTMNPFQHGEVYVLDDGAETDLDLGHYERFTNTVLTRANNVTSGQVYETVLGKERRGDYLGKTVQVIPHITDEIKARIYRLAAVQPCDVIITEIGGTTGDIEGLPFLEAIRQFALEVGPQNVVFMHVTLVPYIKAAGELKTKPSQQSIAKLREIGIQPQVLLCRTELPLGDDVREKLALFCNVPRKAVIEVRDVDHSIYELPLMLQQEKLDETVCQLLDLQTPPAEMADWKKFVQRVIYPRKRVKVAIVGKYIDLQDAYKSIYESLTIAAASQDCGVDLLKVDAEDIESDGADEILSGVAGVIIPGGFGDRGVEGKIQATRFARENHLPYLGLCLGMQVATIEFARNVVGLEDANSTEFDKDCKNPVICLLEEQKDVTDKGGSMRLGTWPTEIAPGTLAEKVYGTNKIFERHRHRYEFNMHYREQLLAKGYVISGTSPDGDLVEMMELPSEDFFIACQYHPEFRSKPTSPHPLFKGFLRAVLAHGME
- the kdsB gene encoding 3-deoxy-manno-octulosonate cytidylyltransferase, with protein sequence MNIVGIIPARWNSTRFPGKPLALIAGKPLVQRVWEQCAKAKELDRLIIATDDERIADAAADFGAEVAMTRPDHPSGSDRLAEVAQGLEAEAVLNIQGDEPLIDPDLIDRLAATLRCNSTLEMVTAATVSADPAALDNPNVVKVVLAQNGDALYFSRSRIPYQRDLGASPVVYRHQGIYGYRRDFLLQFVRWPQSTLEKTEQLEQLRALENGARIRVLITEHEAQGVDSPEDVAIVERALGWSR
- a CDS encoding HAD family hydrolase; this translates as MNPDIPSLRKKRIPPPLFKYNLRADPPKRPDFDTAKPAIFLDRDGTLMEEVGYCTKAKHVRVFSNASNSLHRLRKDGYLTIIITNQSGIGRGLILEEDYQKVHNEFLLQVGPELVDWTYFCPDHPDRPTPRRKPCIGMIEEAVRDFHIDLTRSWMIGDKASDIECGKAAGLKTILVATGYGADQECQPDYRVRDVAAAVDWIVVK
- a CDS encoding PfkB family carbohydrate kinase codes for the protein MKRIGELLQAFRKKRLLVIGDVMLDEFIWGKVSRISPEAPVPVVEVSGESAYPGGAANVARNLKEFCDEAHVMGIIGTDRHGAQLRQLMLELGLDLRCLFEDADYKTIVKTRIVARQQQLVRVDREQLTAPASGQMEHALSCLEKILPEVDAVIFEDYAKGLLGQEFVTRATALIVDAGKIVTADPNPKNPLHWNSLTAIKPNRSEAFRCAGIEENDPDFDFTASSRLSEVSRKLLEKWHTQHLLITLGENGMVLFERDAEPYHIPTRAQEVYDVSGAGDTAIALFTLALASGATAREAAEISNHASSVVVGKLGTATLTPAELLASFERHSP
- a CDS encoding aspartate kinase, whose amino-acid sequence is MSLIVQKFGGTSVGTTERIRNVAQRVLATQREGHQVVVVVSAMSGVTDNLIKLARDVSTSPTEREMDVLLATGEQTTIALTAMAINALGGKAISLTGAQAGITTDGVHTKAKISNITPRQLHQYLDSGHICIVAGFQGETAERLITTLGRGGSDLTAIALAAATKADLCQIFTDVDGVYTADPRIVPTAKKIPEISYDEMLEMASTGSKVMQSRSVEFAKKFGVLFEVRSSFNNNPGTLVKEETMSMENVVIRGVSVDRNQAKITITGVPDHPGVAARLFTAIADATINVDMIVQNVSSSGATDISFTVHKDELPKIETTLRPLVAEVGAKGFTAVDGIAKLSVVGIGMRNHSGVAAKLFETLSKGGINIQMISTSEIKISVILDEAKIVEAANLAHEGFGLGQSAAA
- a CDS encoding SGNH/GDSL hydrolase family protein, whose amino-acid sequence is MPLQSDDTLLFIGDSITDCGRDRQSDGPDSLGGGYVNEIARQLAMRQPPHEGWIRNRGNSGNRIYDIEQRLDADCLSLQPSVVFILAGINDVWRKFDSGVVSEIAEFQASFQRILERVRSEIGARIVILEPFLLPVPEDRRAWRVDLDPKIHGIRELAAKYASVYVPLDGLFAAECCHSPAAHWLPDGVHPSEAGHQLIAQAVLSRL
- a CDS encoding DUF1294 domain-containing protein, with product MSELETARLIEWVPGKSFGYLLLESRRVFLHRNDLARGYLRPKPGDLVRFTLGVDELGRVCAKNAFPLGNRVAEVPEPRSSRAHRLHPDTVGFLLILLFAPVWAVYRLDFHRDLAAILAVALSGITFLTYLLDKGRAKSGDWRIPEATLHLLSSMGGWPGAFLGQQFSRHKTAKVSFQSVFWLTVLVYEFAAIDFLLHWKISRATAALVWSYLGK